One window of the Labilibaculum sp. genome contains the following:
- a CDS encoding LiaF transmembrane domain-containing protein, with protein sequence MRSQHKSNPNNRAIFGIFLILFGCLLVLKNLDFIPYDLRHVIFSWPMLLFGLGALFFFGKDDKTTGIVLMAVGGVFLMPIVFDWSFNWRGLFWPVMLIVIGVVVIRKRNGCDVSKRSAVGSDSDYIDELNIFGGGEKVINTKNFRGGKVTCVFGGTELNLTNADLAEGTNIIDVFTMFGGCVLVVPSDWDVKVEVSAVLGGVSDKRIPTTNYLVEPKKELIIKGFVALGGCEIKSYK encoded by the coding sequence ATGAGATCACAACATAAATCAAACCCAAACAACCGTGCAATATTCGGTATTTTCTTAATTCTATTTGGATGCTTATTGGTTCTTAAAAATCTGGATTTTATTCCCTATGACTTAAGGCATGTTATCTTTTCGTGGCCAATGTTACTGTTTGGTTTAGGGGCACTTTTCTTTTTTGGTAAAGATGATAAAACTACAGGAATTGTTCTAATGGCAGTGGGAGGGGTGTTTTTAATGCCTATTGTATTCGATTGGAGCTTTAACTGGCGAGGCTTATTTTGGCCTGTAATGCTAATTGTAATAGGAGTTGTGGTTATCCGAAAACGAAACGGATGTGATGTTAGCAAGCGATCGGCGGTAGGATCAGATTCTGATTATATCGATGAGCTAAATATATTTGGCGGTGGTGAAAAAGTAATCAACACCAAAAATTTTAGAGGAGGAAAAGTTACCTGTGTTTTTGGAGGAACAGAATTAAATCTCACCAATGCCGATCTGGCCGAAGGCACAAACATAATTGACGTATTTACGATGTTTGGAGGTTGTGTTCTGGTTGTTCCATCCGATTGGGACGTTAAGGTTGAAGTCTCTGCTGTTTTAGGTGGTGTTTCCGACAAACGGATACCAACAACAAATTATCTGGTGGAGCCTAAAAAGGAACTAATCATAAAAGGCTTTGTTGCTTTGGGTGGTTGCGAAATTAAATCATATAAATAA
- a CDS encoding exonuclease domain-containing protein: protein MNFTAIDFETANGQRNSACSLGLVRVENGIIIESKDWLISPPEMYFHPMNVSIHGITEEDVMNEPSFNYIWEEVVDYLHGEMVIAHNASFDVSVLRACLETYNIRFPEFDYLCTVQISRNIWPNMPNHKLNTMAYLFNIPLRHHDALEDTLACAKIAIKACQVMNMNSLADLAHELRISPGKLNINGYKAPKKIK, encoded by the coding sequence ATGAATTTTACCGCAATAGATTTCGAAACAGCAAACGGACAACGCAATTCTGCTTGTTCGCTTGGTTTGGTTCGCGTTGAAAATGGAATAATTATTGAAAGTAAAGATTGGTTGATTTCACCTCCGGAAATGTATTTTCATCCGATGAATGTTAGTATTCACGGAATTACAGAGGAAGATGTAATGAACGAACCCAGCTTTAATTACATTTGGGAAGAGGTGGTAGATTATCTGCATGGAGAAATGGTGATTGCTCACAATGCTAGTTTTGATGTATCGGTGCTTCGGGCCTGTTTAGAAACTTATAACATTCGTTTTCCGGAATTCGATTACCTATGCACGGTACAAATCAGCCGCAACATTTGGCCCAATATGCCAAACCATAAACTGAATACAATGGCCTACTTGTTCAATATTCCGCTTAGGCACCACGATGCATTGGAGGATACTTTGGCTTGTGCTAAAATTGCAATAAAAGCATGTCAGGTAATGAATATGAACAGCCTTGCCGATCTGGCTCATGAGTTACGAATCAGCCCTGGCAAACTTAATATCAATGGTTACAAGGCTCCAAAAAAAATTAAATAA
- a CDS encoding DUF6913 domain-containing protein produces MSFFQNIKNQLAGLKIKSKLKKNPRKKEFHNLKSAKSIGILFDTLQEKNHSTAKKFAEDLSQKGYKVQTVGWIDANELPDFGVAQKIVFYTNKDVKWSGEPIIPELIEFINTKFDLLFVLTKSEHLSIKYITQVSLASCKVGSLTDNCEHLDLMIDQGKNNSMENLISESLKYLSQIKK; encoded by the coding sequence ATGAGTTTTTTTCAAAATATTAAAAATCAGCTTGCCGGATTAAAAATCAAAAGCAAGCTAAAGAAAAATCCGCGCAAGAAGGAATTTCATAATTTAAAAAGCGCTAAAAGCATTGGTATCCTATTTGATACACTTCAGGAAAAGAATCATTCTACAGCTAAAAAATTTGCAGAAGACTTAAGCCAAAAAGGCTATAAAGTGCAAACCGTTGGTTGGATTGATGCCAACGAACTGCCTGATTTTGGTGTGGCTCAAAAAATAGTTTTCTATACCAATAAAGATGTGAAATGGAGCGGTGAACCAATCATTCCCGAATTAATTGAATTCATCAATACTAAGTTTGATTTACTCTTTGTTCTTACAAAATCAGAACATCTGTCGATAAAATACATTACACAAGTTTCATTGGCATCCTGCAAAGTTGGTTCGCTGACAGACAACTGTGAACATCTTGATTTAATGATTGATCAGGGCAAAAATAATTCGATGGAAAATCTGATCAGCGAAAGCTTAAAATATCTTTCACAGATTAAAAAGTAA
- a CDS encoding DUF1456 family protein: MTNNDILRRVRYVFDFSDLKMIELFKLANYDVSKADLDGWFKKDDDPLLIEITDKELAIFLNGLIIEKRGKREGPLPEPEDPLSNNMILRKLKIALDLKSDDILDMLALIDKKISKHELSAFFRNPDHKHYREFLDQYLRYFLNALQKKYKNK; encoded by the coding sequence ATGACCAATAATGATATATTAAGACGTGTTCGTTACGTGTTTGACTTTAGTGATCTCAAAATGATTGAACTTTTTAAATTAGCCAATTACGATGTCAGTAAAGCGGATTTGGATGGTTGGTTTAAAAAAGATGATGACCCTTTATTAATAGAAATCACAGATAAAGAACTGGCTATTTTCCTCAACGGATTAATCATTGAAAAACGCGGAAAAAGAGAAGGCCCACTACCAGAGCCAGAAGATCCTTTAAGCAATAATATGATTCTTCGGAAACTAAAAATTGCATTGGACTTGAAATCAGATGACATCTTAGATATGCTCGCCTTAATAGATAAAAAAATAAGCAAACATGAGTTGAGTGCTTTTTTCCGTAATCCAGATCATAAACACTATCGAGAATTTTTAGATCAGTACCTAAGATATTTTTTGAATGCACTGCAAAAGAAATACAAGAATAAGTAA
- a CDS encoding YceI family protein, whose product MKRLGLVMIVVLVASVVLTPSKAFAKKDNLKLNAENSKIEWLGKKVTGEHSGTINLNSGSLVMDEDKIVAGSFVVNMTSIVNTDIEDEGYKAKLEGHLKSDDFFGTEKFPESKFEITNAEKMEDGNYKVKGNITIKGITESIEFMVNLHKHDATVHVSGKITIDRTKFNVRYGSGSFFDNLGDKTIYDDFELNLDLYLE is encoded by the coding sequence ATGAAGAGATTAGGTTTAGTAATGATAGTAGTTCTTGTTGCCAGTGTTGTTTTGACTCCAAGCAAGGCATTTGCAAAAAAAGACAATTTAAAATTGAATGCTGAAAATAGTAAAATTGAATGGTTAGGTAAAAAAGTGACAGGAGAACACTCAGGAACCATCAATCTTAACAGTGGAAGTTTGGTGATGGACGAAGATAAGATTGTAGCAGGAAGTTTTGTTGTTAACATGACAAGTATTGTAAATACTGACATTGAGGATGAAGGTTACAAAGCAAAATTAGAAGGTCATTTAAAATCTGACGATTTTTTTGGTACTGAGAAATTTCCTGAATCAAAATTTGAAATTACCAATGCCGAGAAAATGGAAGATGGTAATTACAAGGTAAAAGGAAATATAACAATCAAAGGAATTACTGAATCCATTGAATTTATGGTGAATTTACACAAACATGATGCGACAGTACATGTAAGTGGAAAAATAACTATCGATAGAACTAAGTTTAACGTACGTTACGGATCGGGTTCTTTCTTCGATAATTTAGGAGACAAGACCATTTATGATGATTTTGAACTAAATTTAGATTTGTATTTAGAGTAA
- a CDS encoding penicillin-binding protein activator LpoB encodes MKYSFRLFVFSLAVLAGVSCSRQVTRVSPDQQIDLSGRWNDTDSKLTAEALIDQLLNQNWIEDYQQEFDRKPVIIVGLITNKSSEHIDSDTYIKDIEKAILNDSRVRLVQAGAKREDLRQERADQQDFASKTTLKKWGQELGADFILQGDINSIIDSYKKENVRYYQLNLELTNLETSELVWMGDKKIKKYVNK; translated from the coding sequence ATGAAGTATTCATTTCGCCTATTTGTTTTCTCACTAGCTGTTTTAGCTGGCGTTTCCTGCTCGAGACAAGTTACCCGGGTATCTCCTGATCAGCAAATTGATTTAAGTGGTCGATGGAACGATACGGATTCAAAATTGACCGCCGAGGCTTTAATTGATCAATTACTCAATCAAAACTGGATTGAAGATTATCAACAGGAATTTGATCGCAAACCCGTTATCATTGTTGGCTTAATCACCAATAAAAGTTCAGAACACATCGATTCGGATACTTACATAAAAGACATCGAAAAAGCCATTTTAAATGATAGTCGGGTTCGTTTGGTGCAAGCGGGTGCCAAACGGGAAGATCTTCGTCAGGAACGTGCAGACCAACAAGATTTTGCATCCAAGACCACTCTTAAAAAATGGGGACAGGAATTAGGTGCTGACTTCATATTACAAGGTGACATCAATTCGATTATAGACAGTTATAAAAAAGAAAATGTTCGTTACTATCAGTTAAATCTGGAGTTAACTAATCTTGAAACCAGCGAACTGGTTTGGATGGGTGATAAGAAAATTAAAAAGTACGTAAACAAATAA
- the dapA gene encoding 4-hydroxy-tetrahydrodipicolinate synthase: MNLNKFTGTGIALITPFKNNGSVDYNALSDIVNFQIENGIDYLVVLGTTGEVSTLSCDEKISVINHIIEVNAKRVPLVVGFGGNNTQAVIQQIKEFSEFDEIDAILSVAPYYNKPSQEGLFLHYQSIASASPVPVILYNVPGRSSVNINAETCIKLASEIENIIGIKEASGNMEQLMSIIKNKPRDFLVISGDDAIAFPLISLGASGVISVLGNAFPKEWSQMVNLALNGKSKDALKIHYKMFGIIQNLFTEGNPAGIKAILSMKKLCENCLRLPLTPISKLHYQKLSQIAESL; the protein is encoded by the coding sequence ATGAATCTCAACAAATTTACAGGAACAGGCATAGCTCTGATTACTCCATTTAAAAATAACGGAAGTGTCGATTATAATGCACTTAGCGACATTGTTAATTTTCAGATTGAAAATGGCATTGATTATTTAGTGGTGCTGGGAACTACAGGTGAGGTATCAACACTTTCGTGTGATGAAAAAATTTCTGTTATCAATCACATTATTGAAGTGAATGCAAAACGCGTTCCTTTGGTGGTTGGCTTTGGAGGAAACAATACACAGGCTGTAATCCAACAAATTAAGGAATTCTCGGAATTTGATGAGATTGATGCCATTTTATCTGTAGCTCCTTACTACAACAAACCCAGTCAGGAAGGCTTGTTTTTGCATTATCAGTCCATTGCAAGTGCCAGTCCTGTTCCGGTAATTCTTTATAATGTCCCCGGCAGATCGAGTGTAAACATCAATGCCGAAACCTGCATTAAACTGGCTTCCGAAATTGAAAATATAATTGGTATAAAAGAAGCTTCTGGCAATATGGAGCAACTTATGAGCATTATTAAAAACAAACCAAGAGACTTTTTGGTGATATCGGGTGATGATGCTATTGCCTTCCCTCTTATTTCGTTAGGTGCAAGTGGCGTTATTTCGGTATTGGGAAATGCTTTCCCAAAGGAATGGAGCCAGATGGTAAATTTAGCATTAAATGGAAAAAGCAAGGATGCTCTTAAGATTCATTACAAGATGTTTGGAATCATTCAGAACCTTTTTACTGAAGGCAATCCTGCCGGAATTAAAGCAATTCTAAGTATGAAAAAACTCTGTGAAAACTGTTTGCGTTTGCCTCTCACCCCAATTAGCAAATTGCATTACCAAAAGCTATCACAAATTGCAGAGAGCTTATGA
- a CDS encoding LiaF transmembrane domain-containing protein yields MDENKKNKSLFVGLGLIIVGIVIILERLNYQSDFIETYLYRWESVLILIGVLQILVRRRIFGGLMAIAVGGYFLMDDLYFLPQNWEIWFFPVLLILGGIAFIFSPDSPYCCKNK; encoded by the coding sequence ATGGATGAAAATAAAAAAAATAAAAGTCTGTTTGTTGGGCTTGGGTTAATAATAGTTGGAATCGTAATTATTTTGGAACGGCTCAATTATCAGTCTGATTTTATCGAAACCTATTTGTATCGGTGGGAATCTGTTTTAATTTTAATTGGCGTACTGCAGATTTTGGTTCGTCGAAGAATTTTTGGAGGTCTGATGGCCATAGCTGTCGGAGGATACTTTCTTATGGATGATTTGTATTTTCTACCACAAAATTGGGAGATATGGTTTTTTCCTGTACTACTTATTTTAGGAGGCATTGCGTTTATTTTTTCTCCTGATTCACCATATTGTTGTAAAAATAAATAA
- the ligA gene encoding NAD-dependent DNA ligase LigA, whose translation MNQAEAKARIAELRGQLHTYNHNYYVLSQPSISDYDFDILLKELMTLENQYPEFHDPNSPTQRVGSDINVEFNQVEHKYPMLSLGNTYSEEEIRDFENRIKKLIDGDVEYVCEMKYDGTSISLTYQNGKLVQAVTRGDGVRGDDVTANVKTIRSVPLQLSGEGYPEEFEIRGEILMPFDVFNGLNEEREEIGEAPFANPRNAASGTLKMQNSSVVAKRKLDCYLYYLLGKEIPSRNHYDNLLAAKNWGFKIPDNTALCKNIDEVIAFIKEWDEKRGSLPVPVDGIVIKVNSLDIQEELGFTAKSPRWAISYKYKAERVSTKLEKVTYQVGRTGSITPVANLTPVQLAGTTVKRASLHNADIIQNLDLHENDTVYVEKGGEIIPKIVGVELSERSVEAQAIKYIEKCPECDTPLVRKEGEANHYCPNDMGCPPQIKGKIEHFISRRAMDLDGLGEETIDLLFQKNLIRDVTGLYRLTKEDIIPLERMGDKSAERILTSITNSKNIPYERVLYALGIRYVGITVAKKLAKAIPSIDRLAESTLEELIQVDEIGVKIAESIVEYFANEYHKNLIAQLKEFGLQLETEIVENENASNTLEGLSIVISGSFTKYSRDELKEMIELHGGKNVSSISKKTSFLLAGEKVGPSKFEKVEKLGIGIKTEDEFLEMIGMSS comes from the coding sequence ATGAATCAGGCAGAAGCAAAAGCTCGCATTGCAGAATTGCGCGGGCAATTACATACATACAATCACAATTACTACGTTTTATCGCAGCCAAGCATCAGCGATTACGACTTTGATATACTCTTGAAAGAGTTGATGACTTTGGAAAATCAATACCCTGAATTTCACGACCCAAATTCGCCGACCCAACGTGTGGGCAGCGATATCAATGTGGAATTTAATCAGGTAGAGCACAAATACCCAATGCTTTCGCTGGGAAACACTTATTCTGAAGAAGAAATTCGGGATTTCGAAAACCGAATTAAAAAATTGATTGATGGTGATGTTGAATATGTCTGTGAAATGAAATACGACGGCACATCAATTTCTTTAACCTACCAAAATGGAAAACTGGTGCAGGCAGTAACCCGTGGCGATGGGGTAAGAGGCGATGATGTTACCGCTAATGTTAAAACCATCAGATCGGTACCTTTGCAGTTAAGCGGAGAAGGATATCCTGAAGAATTTGAAATACGAGGAGAAATATTAATGCCTTTTGATGTTTTCAATGGCTTGAACGAGGAACGTGAGGAAATTGGAGAAGCTCCGTTTGCAAATCCTCGAAATGCTGCTTCGGGAACATTGAAAATGCAAAACTCATCGGTAGTTGCAAAGCGAAAGTTGGATTGCTACCTTTATTATTTGTTGGGCAAGGAAATTCCAAGCAGAAACCATTACGACAATTTATTGGCCGCTAAAAACTGGGGCTTTAAAATTCCCGATAACACAGCACTTTGTAAAAATATCGACGAAGTAATTGCATTCATTAAAGAATGGGACGAAAAACGTGGCTCATTGCCGGTTCCAGTAGATGGAATTGTAATAAAAGTAAATTCGCTGGATATACAGGAAGAACTAGGTTTTACAGCTAAATCGCCACGCTGGGCTATTTCCTATAAATACAAAGCGGAACGGGTATCTACCAAACTGGAAAAGGTCACTTATCAGGTAGGCAGAACCGGATCGATTACTCCGGTAGCCAATTTAACGCCAGTGCAATTGGCCGGCACAACAGTAAAAAGAGCATCACTTCACAATGCAGATATCATTCAAAATTTGGATTTGCACGAAAACGACACTGTTTATGTAGAAAAAGGTGGCGAAATTATTCCAAAAATTGTTGGTGTAGAACTGTCTGAAAGATCTGTGGAAGCACAAGCAATTAAATACATTGAAAAATGTCCGGAATGTGACACTCCTTTGGTTCGTAAAGAAGGTGAAGCGAATCATTATTGTCCGAATGATATGGGCTGTCCGCCGCAGATTAAGGGGAAAATTGAACATTTCATCAGTCGCAGAGCCATGGATTTGGACGGCCTCGGTGAAGAAACCATCGACCTGCTTTTTCAAAAGAATCTAATTCGAGATGTTACAGGTTTGTACCGATTGACTAAAGAGGATATTATTCCTTTAGAGCGCATGGGCGATAAATCTGCAGAGAGAATATTGACAAGCATTACAAATTCAAAAAATATTCCTTACGAAAGGGTTTTGTATGCTTTGGGAATCCGGTATGTTGGCATTACAGTAGCAAAGAAATTGGCCAAAGCGATACCTTCTATCGACAGATTAGCAGAATCGACGCTTGAAGAATTGATTCAAGTAGACGAAATTGGAGTAAAAATTGCTGAAAGTATAGTAGAATACTTTGCCAATGAATACCATAAGAATTTAATTGCTCAATTAAAAGAATTTGGCTTGCAATTGGAGACTGAAATTGTGGAAAATGAAAATGCAAGCAATACTCTTGAAGGCTTATCCATTGTTATTTCCGGAAGCTTTACAAAATACTCCCGCGACGAGTTAAAGGAAATGATTGAACTGCATGGAGGAAAAAATGTAAGTTCCATATCGAAGAAAACAAGCTTTCTTTTAGCAGGAGAAAAAGTTGGCCCAAGCAAATTTGAGAAGGTCGAAAAATTAGGTATCGGAATAAAAACAGAAGATGAATTTTTGGAAATGATTGGGATGAGCAGTTAG
- a CDS encoding alpha/beta hydrolase-fold protein, whose translation MMRILFSALFALLICSNTSAEVNLKNLRNSRVYSTVLKEYRDVKVLLPNEYDDTYYKYPTIYLLDAEMNFDMGIEILSFLMDNHFIPPHIVVGLPNTDRFRDMTPVDSIMNKNIFRTRGGADDFIKTLELDVFPFITDNFRASTQRLVMGHSYSGLFVVYAFSTRPDLFDKYLAFSPILWWNNKAIVNDIDQFLSNNSSIRKQLFVSFAEEATEMLKSCKALILSLETKAPSDLKWNYAWMPDESHYTLYRKSLMQGMETIFAEYKYPDVQILVEKGVEVAETYQRKVLLSYGRNEKLPYSLLESVCIQLKDAERYNDAMAFLKYSISNYPERAESFYYVGEIYERVNQPKEAVRFYEIAHNKDKGRWDYENKFITMQKLLVELENKTQKNIDL comes from the coding sequence ATGATGCGAATTTTGTTTTCAGCTCTATTTGCTTTACTTATCTGCTCGAATACTTCAGCTGAAGTAAACTTGAAAAATTTGCGTAATTCCCGTGTCTATTCTACTGTTCTAAAAGAATACCGCGACGTAAAAGTATTGCTTCCCAACGAATACGACGACACATATTATAAGTACCCAACAATCTATTTGTTGGATGCAGAAATGAACTTTGATATGGGAATTGAGATTTTAAGTTTTCTCATGGATAATCATTTTATTCCTCCGCATATTGTTGTTGGTCTGCCCAATACCGATCGCTTTCGCGATATGACTCCTGTCGATTCAATTATGAATAAAAATATTTTCCGAACCCGCGGAGGAGCAGATGATTTTATTAAAACCCTCGAGTTAGACGTCTTTCCATTCATAACGGATAATTTTAGAGCGAGTACTCAGCGATTGGTCATGGGACACAGTTATAGTGGACTTTTTGTTGTATATGCATTTTCTACACGACCCGATTTGTTTGATAAATATTTAGCCTTTAGTCCGATTCTTTGGTGGAATAATAAGGCGATTGTGAACGATATTGACCAGTTCTTAAGCAACAATTCATCCATTAGAAAACAACTGTTTGTTTCTTTTGCCGAGGAAGCTACGGAGATGTTAAAATCCTGTAAAGCTTTAATTTTGTCTTTAGAAACAAAAGCACCATCCGATCTCAAATGGAATTATGCATGGATGCCCGACGAAAGTCATTACACACTCTATCGTAAAAGTTTAATGCAGGGCATGGAAACTATTTTCGCAGAGTACAAATATCCTGATGTACAGATTTTAGTTGAAAAGGGCGTTGAGGTTGCTGAAACTTATCAAAGAAAAGTATTGCTGAGTTATGGCAGAAATGAAAAATTGCCCTATTCTCTGCTTGAGAGTGTTTGTATTCAGCTTAAAGATGCTGAACGATATAATGACGCAATGGCTTTTTTAAAATATTCTATTTCCAATTATCCCGAAAGAGCAGAATCATTTTATTACGTAGGTGAAATTTACGAAAGGGTTAACCAACCTAAGGAAGCAGTCAGGTTTTATGAGATTGCCCATAACAAAGACAAAGGAAGATGGGATTATGAGAATAAATTCATTACGATGCAGAAATTACTGGTTGAACTTGAAAATAAAACTCAAAAGAATATAGATTTATAA
- a CDS encoding heme NO-binding domain-containing protein, translated as MKGIFFTEFLEMVEREYGLILTEKIISDLGTGNNGVYEATTDYPYSQFVELCNLLGFEVKSSVSDVVKNFGEYLFSRLVILFRPSFAGNSSIFDFLDQIDEFIHNKIQERFTPVEIPRFRAVKINDSTFQMSYQTEKLLIDLAIGLFMGCQRFFNEELTLNTEFISEKSKLVCFTLSKNEVLV; from the coding sequence ATGAAGGGAATATTTTTCACAGAGTTTTTGGAAATGGTAGAGAGGGAGTATGGTTTAATCTTAACCGAAAAAATTATTTCGGATCTGGGAACAGGTAATAATGGTGTTTATGAAGCAACAACAGATTATCCGTACAGTCAATTTGTTGAGTTGTGCAATTTGCTTGGTTTCGAGGTGAAAAGTTCAGTTTCTGATGTAGTAAAAAATTTTGGAGAATATCTTTTCTCCCGTTTGGTAATTTTGTTTCGCCCCAGTTTTGCCGGTAACAGCAGCATATTCGATTTCTTAGATCAGATAGATGAGTTCATCCATAATAAAATTCAGGAACGCTTTACTCCGGTTGAAATCCCACGTTTTAGAGCAGTGAAGATTAATGATTCTACGTTTCAGATGAGTTATCAGACAGAAAAATTACTGATTGATCTGGCCATCGGATTGTTTATGGGCTGTCAAAGGTTTTTTAATGAAGAATTGACTTTAAATACTGAATTTATTTCAGAGAAGAGCAAATTGGTCTGTTTCACCCTTTCAAAAAATGAGGTGTTAGTTTGA
- a CDS encoding helix-turn-helix domain-containing protein: MNKEPSELFEEFEESKALFHIHKLQNMCNEVRKQNGDDHMHNFYTITWIKEGEAIHATKYVEYTLRKNSILFVPPGLVHRFISNAHCTGYSITFNEAFFAVKENGEDSVSDSTLFSNPDFRSIITLNEEQQTVFKGITELMEKEFGNDDRYRHEMLLQQLKLFLLESRRIYEEQHDLDVSLDEEHPGSVIIKFKQLIDDNYKEQKNVSSYADMLNLRATCLNEITKKTTGITAGELIRNRVIKEAKKMLYGSDLNTKEIAYNLGFNDPAYFSRFFKKYTSQTLSDYRSLIRK, from the coding sequence ATGAATAAAGAACCTTCAGAATTATTTGAGGAATTTGAAGAATCCAAAGCACTTTTCCACATTCATAAACTTCAAAATATGTGTAATGAAGTTAGAAAGCAGAATGGGGACGATCATATGCATAATTTCTACACCATTACATGGATTAAGGAAGGAGAAGCAATACATGCCACCAAATATGTGGAGTATACATTACGGAAAAATTCGATTCTTTTTGTTCCTCCGGGCTTAGTACATCGTTTTATTAGTAACGCACATTGCACAGGTTATTCTATAACCTTTAACGAAGCATTTTTTGCTGTTAAAGAGAACGGTGAAGATTCTGTTTCCGATTCAACATTGTTTAGCAACCCCGATTTCCGGTCTATTATTACATTGAATGAAGAACAACAAACGGTTTTTAAGGGAATTACAGAATTGATGGAAAAGGAATTTGGGAACGACGATCGATACCGTCACGAGATGTTATTGCAGCAATTGAAGTTGTTTTTATTGGAATCAAGAAGAATTTACGAAGAGCAGCACGATTTGGATGTGAGTTTAGACGAAGAGCATCCTGGCTCGGTCATCATTAAATTTAAACAGTTGATAGATGATAATTACAAGGAACAAAAAAATGTTTCTTCCTATGCCGATATGCTTAATTTGAGAGCAACATGTTTAAATGAAATAACAAAGAAAACAACTGGTATCACAGCAGGAGAATTAATCAGAAATAGAGTGATAAAAGAAGCAAAGAAAATGCTTTATGGTTCTGATTTGAATACAAAGGAAATAGCTTATAATTTGGGTTTTAATGATCCGGCTTACTTTAGCCGCTTCTTTAAAAAATATACAAGTCAAACATTGAGCGACTATCGAAGCCTAATTAGAAAATAA